Genomic window (Chondrocystis sp. NIES-4102):
TGACGAAATTCTCCCAAACTTGAACTACGCCGAATGGTTTGGGACTCAGGATGCACTCTAAAAGCAGCCAGGGGTTTGGGTAAATAACAAGTATTACCTGGGGATTGGGAGGCAAGTTTCAGCCAAAAATCCCAGTCGGCGGTATACCACAATTGTTGATTTAATCCCCCTAGTTGTAAAGCTGTTTGCCTTTTAAAAATCGGGGCTGGAATGGCAATAAAATTTTGAATCAATAGTTTCTGTCGCATCGTATCGGCACTAATGATCTTTTGCCTCTTACCAAAGGGACACCGCCACAAACCTAAAGGTTTACCGTGTTGATCAATAAATACCGCATCATGAAGATAAAGATTGGCTTGGGGATAAAGCGCGATCGCACTCTTGATTAATGCTAAACGACCTTGCAGCCAAAGATCATCTTGATGAAGGAAACAGGCATATTCACCCGTCGCTGCTGCTAACGCTATATTGGTCGTAGCTACCCAATTTCCTTGTCTGGCTTTGGTGATCAGTTTAATCCTTAATTTGTCTTGATAACTTTGGATTATTTCTAAAGTGTTATCCGTCGATCCATCATCTATCACAACACATTCTATTTCCGTATCCTGTTGCAAGACTACAGAATCGAGGGCAGCAACTAAATATTTACCCCCATTATAAGTAGGAATAATAACCGATAACCAAGGCTGCTGTATCATCGTTTCAACCCTAAAATACTGAGGAAAAAGCTAGAAAAGATAGCTTGTATCCCCAAAGCTAAACAAGTTACCCCAGGAATAACGATTGGCATAGTTGTAGTAGGATCTAAAGAACCAAAATCATGTTGTCCCCAAATTCCGAAAGCGTAAACTGAAGCTGCTGTACCCATTACCAACAATACACACCCAGTAATTAATCCTGTTTCTAGATTGAGATAATTAAATAAG
Coding sequences:
- a CDS encoding putative glycosyl transferase; this translates as MIQQPWLSVIIPTYNGGKYLVAALDSVVLQQDTEIECVVIDDGSTDNTLEIIQSYQDKLRIKLITKARQGNWVATTNIALAAATGEYACFLHQDDLWLQGRLALIKSAIALYPQANLYLHDAVFIDQHGKPLGLWRCPFGKRQKIISADTMRQKLLIQNFIAIPAPIFKRQTALQLGGLNQQLWYTADWDFWLKLASQSPGNTCYLPKPLAAFRVHPESQTIRRSSSLGEFRQQMRAVVDNYLDPQLTSEVAKVAFFSTEVNTSLAAIVHGESPNLIKLAKDFLLLGPFGWRRYWQDSRIQERVLARLKAKLQTQT